From the Atribacterota bacterium genome, the window TCAATCAGGAATTGAAGAAATCACCTATTTATAAGAAGCTGTGGCAGTCCTTTGGAGTGCTGGTTCCGGTGCGAAGCGTGGGGGTCATGGGTGACGAGCGAACCTATAAGTATGTGGGTGTGTTGCGAGCGGTGATGAGTGAGGATGGTATGACC encodes:
- a CDS encoding GMP synthase (glutamine-hydrolyzing) → NQELKKSPIYKKLWQSFGVLVPVRSVGVMGDERTYKYVGVLRAVMSEDGMTADWARISYDTLDLIARRVVNEVAGIGRMVYDITSKPPATIEWE